A region from the Tahibacter amnicola genome encodes:
- a CDS encoding NADPH-dependent 2,4-dienoyl-CoA reductase yields the protein MSQYPHLLAPLDLGFVTLANRVLMGSMHTGLEDHARDFDKLARYFAERARGGVGLIVTGGISPSIRGWLKPFSGRLSMPWHVARHRKIADAVHAEGGRVCMQILHAGRYAYHPFSLAPSRIKSPISPFTPRAMSSRQVERSIGDFVNSARLAKEAGYDGVEVMGSEGYLINQFLVERTNQRRDGWGGSVQNRHRFPLEIIRRTREAVGRDFIIIYRLSMLDLVEKGQTWDEVVTLAKAIEAAGATLINTGIGWHEARVPTIVTSVPRGAFTWVTRKLKGEVSLPLITTNRINMPDVAERILASGDADMVSMARPLLADPQWVAKAREGRSAEINTCIACNQACLDHVFENRRATCMVNPRACHETELEIRPATTRKRIAVVGAGPAGLSCATTLAERGHAVVLFDQASEIGGQFNMAKRIPGKEEFHETLRYYGARIAAVGVELRLGTRVDAALLQSERFDEVVFATGVHPRRPPIPGLDHPKVLSYLDVLRHGKPVGAKVALIGAGGIGFDMAEFLTQPHPSPTTDITRWSHEWGVDLDYTTRGAVTKPQPEASERQVWLLQRTAGKPGERLNKTTGWVHRAALKSKGVTMLAGVSYDRIDDAGLHISRDGKTEILPVDHVVLCAGQEPNRDCHAEASALGIKTHLIGGADVAAELDAKRAIAQGTRLAASL from the coding sequence ATGAGTCAGTACCCTCACCTTCTCGCACCGCTGGATCTGGGATTCGTCACGCTCGCCAACCGCGTGCTGATGGGATCGATGCACACGGGCCTGGAAGACCATGCCCGCGACTTCGACAAGCTCGCCCGCTACTTCGCCGAGAGAGCCCGCGGTGGCGTGGGATTGATCGTGACCGGCGGTATTTCGCCGAGCATCCGCGGCTGGCTCAAGCCGTTTTCCGGGCGGCTGTCGATGCCATGGCACGTGGCGCGGCACCGCAAGATCGCCGACGCCGTGCATGCCGAAGGCGGTCGCGTATGCATGCAGATCCTGCATGCGGGCCGCTACGCCTACCATCCCTTCTCCCTCGCCCCGTCGCGGATCAAGTCGCCGATCTCGCCGTTCACACCGCGCGCGATGTCGTCGCGCCAGGTGGAACGCAGCATCGGCGATTTCGTCAATTCCGCGCGCCTGGCCAAGGAAGCCGGCTACGACGGCGTCGAGGTCATGGGCTCGGAGGGCTACCTGATCAATCAGTTCCTGGTCGAGCGCACCAACCAGCGGCGCGACGGCTGGGGCGGTAGCGTCCAGAACCGCCACCGTTTCCCGCTGGAGATCATCCGGCGTACGCGCGAGGCGGTCGGTCGCGACTTCATCATCATCTACCGCCTGTCCATGCTGGACCTGGTCGAAAAAGGCCAGACCTGGGACGAAGTCGTCACCCTGGCCAAGGCCATCGAAGCGGCCGGCGCCACGTTGATCAATACCGGCATCGGCTGGCACGAGGCGCGCGTGCCGACCATCGTCACCAGCGTGCCCCGCGGCGCGTTCACCTGGGTGACGCGCAAGCTCAAGGGCGAAGTCTCGCTCCCGCTGATCACCACCAACCGGATCAACATGCCGGATGTGGCCGAACGCATCCTCGCCTCCGGCGACGCGGACATGGTTTCGATGGCCCGCCCACTGCTGGCTGATCCCCAATGGGTGGCCAAGGCCCGCGAGGGCCGCAGCGCCGAGATCAATACCTGCATCGCCTGCAACCAGGCCTGCCTGGATCACGTCTTCGAAAACCGTCGCGCCACCTGCATGGTCAATCCGCGCGCCTGCCATGAAACCGAACTGGAGATCCGTCCGGCCACCACGCGCAAGCGCATCGCCGTCGTTGGCGCCGGACCCGCGGGATTGTCCTGCGCAACCACGCTGGCCGAACGTGGCCACGCAGTGGTTCTGTTCGACCAGGCGAGCGAGATCGGCGGCCAGTTCAACATGGCCAAGCGCATTCCCGGCAAAGAAGAGTTCCACGAGACGCTGCGCTACTACGGCGCGCGCATCGCCGCAGTCGGCGTGGAGCTACGCCTTGGTACGCGGGTCGACGCGGCATTGTTGCAATCGGAACGATTCGACGAAGTGGTTTTCGCCACCGGCGTGCACCCGCGCCGACCGCCCATTCCTGGACTGGATCACCCCAAGGTGCTGAGCTATCTCGATGTGCTGCGCCATGGCAAGCCGGTTGGCGCCAAGGTCGCGCTCATCGGCGCCGGCGGTATCGGCTTTGACATGGCCGAGTTCCTGACCCAGCCCCATCCCTCGCCCACGACCGACATCACGCGCTGGTCGCACGAGTGGGGCGTGGACCTTGACTACACCACCCGTGGCGCCGTGACCAAGCCCCAGCCAGAAGCCTCCGAGCGGCAGGTGTGGCTGCTCCAGCGTACCGCTGGCAAGCCCGGCGAACGCCTCAACAAGACCACCGGATGGGTGCACCGCGCCGCGCTCAAGTCCAAGGGCGTGACGATGCTGGCCGGCGTGAGCTACGACCGCATCGACGACGCCGGACTGCACATCAG
- a CDS encoding PspA/IM30 family protein — protein sequence MASIWTKIITLFRGAAHEAGTAVVDANAMRILDQEVRDAQNALVRSREDLAKIMAQRKITADKVGDKQAKQAEYTNYIREALSRNNRELAQEVATKLAQLEADIAQETKIIGEYDASISKLQASARQAETVISRLKQQIDTVKATESVQRAQAALAAAHVGTGAKLGTALDSLERIKQRQTERAAQLEVAQELADTSGDGDLHRRLAQAGIMPGESSADSILARFEREQRPALGHEAGPSPVLPKPN from the coding sequence ATGGCCAGCATCTGGACCAAGATCATTACCCTGTTCCGCGGCGCCGCTCATGAGGCCGGCACCGCCGTCGTCGACGCCAACGCGATGCGCATCCTTGACCAGGAAGTGCGTGACGCCCAGAACGCCCTGGTGCGTTCGCGTGAAGACCTCGCCAAGATCATGGCGCAGCGCAAGATCACAGCGGACAAGGTCGGCGACAAGCAAGCCAAGCAGGCCGAGTACACCAACTACATCCGCGAGGCGCTCAGCCGCAACAACCGCGAACTGGCGCAGGAAGTGGCGACCAAGCTCGCCCAGCTGGAAGCCGATATCGCCCAGGAAACGAAGATCATCGGCGAGTACGACGCCAGCATCTCCAAGCTCCAGGCCTCCGCGCGCCAGGCCGAGACCGTGATCTCGCGACTGAAGCAGCAGATCGATACGGTAAAGGCGACCGAAAGCGTCCAGCGCGCACAGGCGGCACTGGCTGCCGCGCACGTGGGCACCGGCGCGAAACTGGGTACCGCCCTTGATTCGCTCGAACGGATCAAGCAGCGGCAGACAGAACGCGCGGCGCAGCTGGAAGTGGCGCAGGAACTGGCCGACACCAGTGGCGATGGCGACCTGCACCGGCGTCTCGCCCAGGCCGGCATCATGCCGGGCGAGTCCTCGGCCGATTCGATCCTGGCCCGCTTCGAGCGCGAACAGCGCCCGGCGCTGGGGCATGAGGCGGGGCCGTCGCCGGTTCTGCCAAAGCCCAACTGA
- a CDS encoding YjfI family protein, translated as MNNPWTTESLYEALHSDASIDLSGIDLSLVGGVDPTLSILMREHGDLALQMAVSGEQIFVSAPLCLGSQVKDRPAFNEACLRLNPLNPLSNLGLQSIDGEDLYIVFGELSARSPLQAVVEEIRVLADNTLQAAEAFAEHLK; from the coding sequence GTGAACAATCCCTGGACCACCGAATCCCTTTACGAGGCGCTCCACTCAGACGCGAGCATTGACTTGTCCGGCATCGATCTGTCCCTCGTCGGCGGTGTGGATCCGACGTTGAGCATCCTGATGCGCGAGCATGGCGACCTTGCTCTGCAGATGGCCGTGTCCGGCGAGCAGATCTTCGTCTCCGCGCCGCTGTGCCTGGGCAGCCAGGTCAAGGACCGTCCGGCCTTCAACGAGGCCTGCCTGCGTCTCAATCCGCTCAATCCGCTCTCCAACCTCGGTCTGCAGAGCATCGACGGGGAAGATCTCTACATCGTCTTCGGCGAGCTGTCGGCGCGTTCGCCGCTGCAAGCCGTCGTCGAGGAAATCCGTGTCCTCGCCGACAACACCCTCCAGGCCGCCGAGGCCTTTGCCGAACATCTGAAGTGA
- a CDS encoding potassium channel protein, protein MPVFVRLMRLFRRHLALMSWSVLLLVVVAHCLISWQLMVMAGEEKLVTPTIWFYFYMVTAATIGYGDFSPQTDGGRLIATLWLLPGAITLFAMFLGKATTGLIDSWRRHAMGKSSYPTLKGHTVIVGWMGRDTLRTIDLLMQDTETDDEGILLAATEEIENPRPDEIRFVRLESLADPHGYQRAGIAEAARIIVNAATDEQTLAASFAVLANHPKGHIVATFDRADTCAVLRAHYPRVECILPLHVEVMVRAAQDAGSAFVAAELLSIAGGATQFSLRIPVDCVALSYGKLFTEFKHQHGATLLGYMLADGSAPRLNPPDTDSVAGGSMLYYIADKRVELGRVGWGACGP, encoded by the coding sequence ATGCCGGTATTCGTCCGTCTCATGCGCTTGTTCCGGCGACACCTGGCTCTCATGAGCTGGAGCGTGTTGCTGCTGGTCGTGGTCGCCCATTGCCTGATCAGCTGGCAGCTGATGGTGATGGCGGGCGAGGAAAAGCTCGTCACGCCGACGATCTGGTTCTATTTCTATATGGTGACCGCGGCGACGATCGGCTACGGCGACTTCTCGCCCCAGACCGACGGCGGCCGCCTGATTGCCACGCTGTGGCTGTTGCCCGGCGCAATCACCTTGTTCGCCATGTTCCTGGGCAAGGCGACGACCGGATTAATCGATTCGTGGAGGCGGCACGCCATGGGTAAATCGAGCTATCCCACCCTCAAGGGGCACACCGTCATCGTCGGCTGGATGGGCCGCGACACGCTGCGCACCATTGACCTGCTCATGCAGGACACCGAAACCGACGACGAAGGCATCCTGCTCGCGGCCACCGAGGAAATCGAAAACCCGCGGCCGGATGAAATCCGTTTCGTGCGCCTGGAGTCGCTGGCTGATCCCCACGGTTACCAGCGCGCCGGCATCGCCGAGGCGGCCCGCATCATCGTCAACGCCGCCACCGACGAGCAGACCCTGGCTGCGTCCTTCGCTGTCCTGGCCAATCACCCGAAAGGCCATATCGTCGCCACCTTTGATCGTGCCGACACCTGCGCGGTGCTGCGTGCGCACTATCCACGCGTGGAATGCATCCTGCCGTTGCACGTGGAAGTGATGGTGCGCGCCGCCCAGGACGCGGGTAGCGCCTTCGTGGCGGCGGAACTGCTGTCGATCGCCGGCGGCGCGACCCAGTTCAGCCTGCGCATTCCCGTTGATTGCGTAGCACTCAGTTATGGCAAGCTGTTCACCGAATTCAAACACCAGCACGGTGCGACGCTGTTGGGCTATATGCTGGCCGACGGCAGCGCGCCGCGTCTGAACCCGCCCGATACGGATTCCGTAGCGGGCGGCAGCATGTTGTATTACATCGCCGACAAGCGCGTGGAACTGGGGCGCGTCGGCTGGGGAGCCTGTGGACCATGA
- a CDS encoding YjfK family protein — MSWFGKMFGSKNDEPAPAPSGPLGLRLRGAVAVDSLPFRMAGDRLVFAAPEGHQAIEAWGEVTLGGNSRLHRYYLTDDAFVQVSTTAGQIDDVKLFVFHETRNPPNQHAFNEWVRRGSLIGAQHIDVAGQRYYRVWGDTPESAWAPPVVFDEKVYGKSTTTPDYDLTHYAMLYQREVPGLERYEYLLVSAEDYGPDEYCVTFSVGVDVTQADLTIT; from the coding sequence ATGAGCTGGTTTGGAAAGATGTTTGGCAGCAAGAACGACGAGCCTGCACCCGCGCCGTCCGGCCCTCTGGGCCTGCGCCTGCGCGGCGCGGTGGCGGTGGATTCACTGCCGTTCCGCATGGCGGGCGACCGCCTCGTCTTTGCTGCACCCGAGGGCCATCAGGCCATCGAAGCCTGGGGCGAAGTGACGCTGGGCGGCAACTCCCGCCTGCATCGCTACTACCTCACCGATGATGCCTTCGTGCAGGTCAGCACGACGGCCGGGCAGATCGACGACGTGAAACTGTTCGTCTTCCATGAAACGCGCAACCCACCCAACCAGCATGCCTTCAATGAGTGGGTGCGGCGCGGCTCGCTGATCGGTGCGCAGCACATCGACGTGGCCGGACAGCGCTACTACCGCGTCTGGGGCGATACGCCGGAATCGGCCTGGGCACCGCCGGTCGTGTTCGACGAGAAAGTCTACGGGAAGAGCACGACCACGCCTGACTACGACCTCACCCACTACGCCATGCTCTACCAGCGCGAAGTGCCGGGCCTGGAACGCTACGAATACCTTCTGGTCAGCGCCGAAGATTACGGTCCCGACGAGTACTGCGTGACCTTTTCCGTTGGCGTGGACGTCACCCAAGCCGATCTCACCATCACCTGA
- a CDS encoding OmpA family protein has translation MKRNGLFALIALALGGMTATAAQAEDYSNWYIAPRVGAVIPDSDRETDSSLFTGLGLGWWSTPNLAVDFEWSLNDADFENDSARNGHEWESVGLGVSARYFFGEAGTAWRPYVMGGIGALRHANISQSQLPEGRTHGWDPMVTAGGGIQYNFGERVAFRGEIAARYDRDNNSRQYYTPEHRMGFTDVLVTGGLVINFGGGETAPPDKPIKQDEPGKPPTSCRDLDDDKDGVNNCDDRCPGTSAGTNVGPDGCPLKVVIDLRGVNFKFDRPKKGEKNIAPTLQEPTAESIAILDQAVDALQRNPDVRVEVAGHTDAVGTDEYNQGLSERRARIVYDYLTSHGIDASRLSGPVGFGESKPIDTNDTKEGRARNRRTELDVQ, from the coding sequence ATGAAACGTAATGGCTTGTTTGCGCTGATCGCTCTGGCGCTCGGTGGCATGACCGCCACGGCCGCCCAGGCCGAGGACTACAGCAACTGGTACATTGCGCCCCGCGTCGGCGCGGTGATCCCCGATAGCGACCGTGAAACCGATTCGTCCCTGTTCACGGGTCTTGGCCTTGGCTGGTGGTCCACGCCGAACCTGGCAGTGGATTTCGAGTGGTCCCTGAATGATGCGGATTTCGAGAACGATTCCGCGCGCAACGGCCATGAGTGGGAAAGCGTCGGTCTCGGCGTCTCGGCCCGCTACTTCTTCGGCGAAGCCGGCACCGCGTGGCGTCCGTACGTGATGGGCGGCATCGGCGCGCTGCGTCACGCCAACATTTCCCAGAGCCAGCTGCCGGAAGGCCGCACCCATGGCTGGGATCCGATGGTCACCGCCGGCGGCGGCATCCAGTACAACTTCGGTGAGCGCGTGGCGTTCCGCGGCGAAATCGCCGCCCGCTATGACCGCGACAACAACTCGCGCCAGTACTACACCCCGGAACACCGCATGGGCTTTACCGACGTGCTGGTCACCGGTGGTCTGGTGATCAACTTCGGTGGTGGTGAAACCGCTCCGCCGGATAAGCCGATCAAGCAGGACGAACCGGGCAAGCCGCCGACGTCGTGCCGTGACCTCGACGATGACAAGGACGGCGTCAACAATTGCGACGACCGTTGCCCGGGCACCTCGGCCGGCACCAACGTCGGCCCGGATGGCTGCCCGCTCAAGGTCGTGATCGACCTGCGCGGCGTGAACTTCAAGTTCGACCGTCCGAAGAAGGGTGAGAAGAACATCGCCCCGACCCTGCAGGAGCCGACCGCCGAGTCGATCGCGATCCTCGACCAGGCCGTTGACGCGCTGCAGCGTAACCCGGACGTCCGCGTTGAAGTCGCCGGCCACACCGACGCCGTCGGTACCGACGAGTACAACCAGGGCCTGTCCGAGCGCCGCGCCCGCATCGTGTACGACTACCTGACCTCGCACGGTATCGACGCCAGCCGCCTGAGCGGCCCGGTCGGTTTCGGTGAGTCCAAGCCGATCGACACGAACGACACCAAGGAAGGCCGCGCGCGTAACCGCCGCACCGAACTTGACGTGCAGTAA
- a CDS encoding DUF1190 domain-containing protein translates to MKRSQTVRLLLMGAAPVFLTACEPEEPVSLYKDVAECVAGAKLTQDQCQAAFDHAKSEHERVAPRYSSQSDCETDFGSGRCHTVNHGAGIQYIPLMAAYALGYYAGRPNYYQSQPLYYSHTTYGSGGYLNSGGQPIARTTGDARVTRSAMETPSRAVTMSRSGFGSSSSARGSWGGS, encoded by the coding sequence ATGAAACGATCCCAGACCGTACGACTGCTGCTGATGGGGGCTGCCCCCGTCTTCCTCACGGCATGCGAACCGGAAGAACCGGTGTCGCTGTACAAGGACGTGGCCGAATGCGTGGCCGGCGCCAAACTGACGCAGGACCAGTGCCAGGCCGCTTTCGACCACGCCAAGTCGGAACACGAGCGCGTTGCGCCGCGCTACTCCAGCCAGTCCGATTGCGAGACGGACTTCGGCAGCGGCCGTTGCCACACGGTCAACCATGGCGCGGGCATCCAGTACATTCCGCTGATGGCGGCCTATGCGCTGGGCTATTACGCCGGTCGACCGAACTATTACCAATCGCAACCTTTATATTATTCGCACACTACCTACGGCAGTGGCGGCTATCTCAATTCGGGCGGGCAGCCCATCGCGCGCACCACGGGCGATGCGCGCGTGACGCGCAGCGCGATGGAAACACCGTCCCGCGCCGTCACCATGTCGCGTTCGGGTTTTGGCTCGTCCTCCAGCGCCCGTGGCAGCTGGGGAGGTAGCTGA
- a CDS encoding TerC family protein yields the protein MSKTFAGHGEVLTAISFPHTPSRRQPDRFFSMELFSTAFFTALLAIIVIDLVLAGDNAIVIALAARSLPKDLQKKAILWGTVGAIVVRTLMTLVVVWLLKLPGLLLAGGLLLIPIALKLLTEDKSDDAHEISKVNGFWGAMRTIIVADALMGLDNVLAVAGAAHGQFTLVVLGLLISVPIVVWGSTLILRLVERYPVVVYIGAGALLWTAAKMMLHEGFVIRFIDGRVWMEVIVYALVIGGGLAVGWWREQRLKAARPAA from the coding sequence GTGAGCAAGACCTTCGCCGGGCACGGCGAAGTCTTGACTGCGATTTCGTTTCCCCACACCCCCTCCAGACGCCAGCCAGACAGGTTTTTTTCCATGGAATTGTTTTCCACCGCCTTCTTTACCGCACTGCTCGCCATCATCGTCATTGACCTCGTCCTTGCCGGCGACAATGCGATCGTCATTGCACTGGCTGCACGCAGCCTTCCCAAAGACCTGCAGAAGAAGGCGATCCTCTGGGGCACCGTCGGTGCGATCGTGGTGCGCACACTCATGACCCTGGTTGTCGTGTGGCTGCTCAAGCTGCCCGGCCTGCTGCTGGCGGGCGGCCTGTTGCTGATACCGATCGCGCTGAAACTCCTGACCGAGGACAAATCAGACGACGCCCACGAGATCAGCAAGGTGAACGGCTTCTGGGGCGCAATGCGCACGATCATCGTGGCCGACGCGCTGATGGGTCTTGATAACGTCCTGGCCGTCGCCGGCGCGGCACATGGCCAGTTCACCCTGGTGGTGCTGGGGCTTTTGATCTCGGTGCCGATCGTCGTCTGGGGCAGCACGCTGATCCTGCGCCTGGTGGAGCGTTACCCGGTGGTGGTTTATATCGGCGCCGGCGCCCTGCTCTGGACGGCCGCGAAGATGATGCTGCACGAAGGTTTCGTGATCCGGTTTATCGACGGGCGCGTGTGGATGGAGGTCATCGTCTACGCCCTGGTCATCGGTGGCGGCCTCGCCGTGGGCTGGTGGCGCGAGCAGCGCCTGAAAGCCGCGCGGCCGGCGGCGTAA
- a CDS encoding DUF350 domain-containing protein, whose protein sequence is MSDSILRYLGGLPAFLSYFGVAVALLVLFCVVYVRLTPHAEFSLIKANKPAAATAFGGAILGFALPLHAAITHSISLPDLAQWGVVALIVQVLAFFAVRALFKDFPDRIARDELAPGIFSAAIFIAVGLLNAASMTY, encoded by the coding sequence ATGTCCGATTCGATTCTGCGCTATCTCGGCGGCCTGCCGGCCTTCCTGTCCTACTTTGGCGTAGCGGTCGCATTGCTGGTGCTGTTCTGCGTCGTGTATGTACGCCTCACGCCGCATGCGGAATTCAGCCTGATCAAGGCGAACAAACCCGCGGCGGCGACGGCATTCGGCGGCGCCATCCTCGGCTTTGCGCTGCCGCTGCATGCGGCAATCACGCACTCGATCAGCCTGCCGGACCTCGCCCAGTGGGGCGTCGTGGCGTTGATCGTGCAAGTCCTCGCGTTCTTTGCCGTGCGCGCACTCTTCAAGGATTTCCCAGACCGCATCGCGCGCGACGAGCTGGCGCCGGGCATCTTCTCCGCTGCCATCTTTATTGCCGTGGGACTGCTCAACGCCGCCAGCATGACCTACTGA